Proteins from one Syntrophaceae bacterium genomic window:
- a CDS encoding acyltransferase, whose product MMRIGFVQTKPVFGHVEGNVERAVKMIRRCDADLIVLPELFNTGYLFTSKEEVRDLSETVPKGRTTEALRAVAAERNVHIVAGLIERYRRKCYNAAVLVSPGGSVETYRKIHLFHEEKLWFDPGDRPFAVYDIGSCRVGIMICFDWFFPESMRILALKGADVVAHCANLVMPFCQDAMITRCLENRLYAVTANRVGSEKRGGKFCLYTGRSQITGPQANLLYRAGAGEEEIGTASIDVSAVRDKRLNAHNVLLDDRRIEFYSDLTVPGVRVGDA is encoded by the coding sequence ATCATGAGAATCGGGTTTGTTCAGACCAAGCCGGTTTTCGGCCACGTCGAGGGGAACGTCGAGCGGGCCGTGAAGATGATCCGCCGCTGCGACGCGGACCTGATCGTCCTTCCCGAGCTGTTCAACACGGGATACCTCTTCACCTCCAAGGAGGAGGTCCGGGATCTGTCCGAGACGGTTCCGAAGGGAAGGACAACGGAGGCCCTGCGGGCGGTCGCCGCGGAGCGGAACGTCCACATCGTGGCGGGGCTGATCGAGCGATACCGGAGGAAATGCTACAACGCGGCCGTCCTGGTGTCTCCCGGCGGCTCCGTGGAGACCTACCGGAAGATCCACCTCTTCCACGAGGAGAAGCTCTGGTTCGACCCGGGCGACCGGCCCTTCGCGGTTTACGACATCGGTTCCTGCCGGGTCGGGATCATGATCTGCTTCGACTGGTTCTTTCCCGAGTCCATGCGCATCCTGGCCCTGAAAGGGGCCGACGTGGTGGCCCACTGCGCCAACCTCGTCATGCCCTTCTGCCAGGACGCCATGATCACACGCTGCCTGGAAAACCGGCTCTACGCCGTGACGGCGAACCGCGTCGGATCGGAGAAGCGGGGCGGGAAGTTCTGCCTCTACACGGGCCGCAGCCAGATCACGGGTCCCCAGGCCAATCTCCTCTATCGGGCCGGAGCCGGCGAGGAAGAGATCGGGACCGCTTCGATCGACGTGTCCGCCGTCCGGGACAAGCGCCTGAACGCCCACAACGTGCTCCTGGACGACCGGCGCATAGAGTTCTACAGCGACTTGACGGTCCCGGGCGTCCGCGTCGGAGACGCCTGA
- a CDS encoding sigma-54-dependent Fis family transcriptional regulator, with protein sequence MHRILIVDDELNMRLVLQAMLRKEGLDVLLAADGLEALKVLKREEVSAVITDLKMPKLDGMALLDAIRQDQPALPVIMITAYGTIATAVDALKKGAFDYITKPFEQDEIKNVIRKAIQTKTLDDSEIVPGPGEMDHGGIVGRGEAMMELFETIRCVAPTTTTVLITGETGTGKELAAQAVHLNSPRKANPFLKINCAAIPENLMESELFGYEKGAFTGAVMSKPGRFELAHKGTLFLDEIGELSRDMQVKILRVIQEQEFERVGGLRTIKVDVRLIAATNRNLQQEVKEGRFREDLYYRLNVFPIWIPPLRERREDMPALVDFFIQKFNRKFERAVQGADRELLEIFRRYDWPGNVREMENVLERLVLMASKDSLTADNLPPELKAAVQEAVLSGRGDQREPIKKLIKEHSEEIERQMILSVLESCGYNVTRAAQELGMSRKGLQLKMIKYNLRKGS encoded by the coding sequence GAAGGAAGGCCTCGACGTCCTCCTGGCCGCGGACGGCCTCGAGGCGTTGAAAGTCCTCAAGAGGGAAGAGGTCTCGGCGGTCATCACGGACCTGAAAATGCCGAAGCTGGACGGGATGGCCCTTCTCGACGCGATCCGGCAGGACCAGCCGGCCCTTCCCGTCATCATGATCACCGCATACGGCACGATTGCGACGGCGGTGGACGCCCTCAAGAAGGGGGCCTTCGATTACATCACGAAGCCCTTCGAGCAGGACGAAATCAAGAACGTCATCCGGAAGGCGATCCAGACCAAGACCCTCGACGACAGCGAGATCGTTCCCGGCCCGGGCGAAATGGATCACGGGGGCATCGTCGGCCGAGGGGAGGCCATGATGGAGCTGTTCGAGACGATCCGCTGCGTCGCCCCGACGACGACGACGGTTCTGATCACCGGTGAAACCGGGACGGGAAAGGAGCTTGCCGCCCAGGCCGTGCACCTCAACAGCCCCCGCAAGGCCAACCCCTTCCTGAAGATCAACTGCGCCGCCATCCCGGAAAACCTCATGGAGAGCGAGCTCTTCGGCTATGAAAAGGGCGCCTTCACCGGGGCCGTGATGAGCAAGCCCGGGCGGTTCGAGCTGGCCCACAAGGGAACCCTTTTCCTGGACGAAATCGGCGAGCTCTCGCGGGACATGCAGGTCAAGATCCTGCGGGTCATCCAGGAACAGGAGTTCGAGCGCGTGGGAGGGCTCCGGACGATCAAGGTGGACGTCCGCCTGATCGCCGCAACGAACCGCAACCTCCAGCAGGAGGTGAAGGAGGGCCGCTTCCGGGAAGACCTGTACTACCGGCTGAACGTCTTTCCGATCTGGATCCCGCCGCTTCGGGAGCGCCGCGAGGACATGCCCGCCCTGGTCGACTTCTTCATCCAGAAGTTCAACCGGAAGTTCGAGCGGGCCGTCCAGGGGGCGGACCGGGAGCTGCTGGAGATCTTCCGCCGTTACGACTGGCCGGGAAATGTGCGGGAAATGGAAAATGTCCTGGAGCGGCTCGTGCTCATGGCCTCGAAGGACAGCCTGACCGCGGACAACCTCCCGCCCGAGCTGAAGGCAGCGGTCCAGGAGGCCGTGCTATCCGGACGAGGGGACCAGCGGGAGCCGATCAAAAAGCTCATCAAGGAGCATTCCGAGGAGATCGAGCGGCAGATGATTCTCTCGGTTCTGGAATCCTGCGGATACAACGTCACCCGGGCGGCACAGGAGCTGGGGATGAGCCGCAAGGGACTGCAGCTGAAAATGATCAAGTACAACCTGAGGAAGGGGTCCTGA